The Helianthus annuus cultivar XRQ/B chromosome 16, HanXRQr2.0-SUNRISE, whole genome shotgun sequence genome includes a window with the following:
- the LOC110919131 gene encoding uncharacterized mitochondrial protein AtMg00810-like codes for MALNKLLGLGLLGCLKHFSSLVFMDPKTDPSLFILNSRGTIVYVLVYVDGIIVMGNNDTAIRDIIGRFSSQFAVKDLGPLHYFLGVEVLRHDSNLLLSQCKYVLDIIHRVGMVDCKPVSSPMSTSHELLPDDSPPLEDPSKYCQIVGALQYATLSRPDIAFVVNKVCQFMHSPTENH; via the coding sequence ATGGCCTTAAACAAGCTCCTCGGGCTTGGTTTACTAGGCTGTCTCAAGCACTTCAGCAGCTTGGTTTTTATGGATCCAAAAACTGATCCGTCCCTATTTATCTTGAATTCCCGAGGCACTATTGTGTATGTGCTTGTTTATGTCGATGGCATCATCGTTATGGGTAATAATGATACTGCTATCCGTGACATCATTGGTCGTTTTAGCTCTCAGTTTGCTGTTAAGGATCTTGGTCCATTACATTACTTCTTGGGTGTTGAAGTTCTTCGTCATGATTCCAATTTGCTTCTATCTCAATGTAAGTATGTTTTGGATATTATTCACAGGGTTGGTATGGTGGATTGTAAACCTGTGTCTTCTCCTATGAGTACCTCTCATGAGTTGTTACCTGATGATAGTCCTCCTCTTGAGGACCCTTCCAAATATTGCCAAATTGTTGGTGCTCTTCAGTATGCTACCTTATCTAGACCTGACATTGCCTTTGTTGTCAACAAAGTTTGTCAGTTTATGCATTCTCCGACTGAAAATCATTAG